A DNA window from Danio aesculapii chromosome 1, fDanAes4.1, whole genome shotgun sequence contains the following coding sequences:
- the smcr8b gene encoding LOW QUALITY PROTEIN: guanine nucleotide exchange protein smcr8b (The sequence of the model RefSeq protein was modified relative to this genomic sequence to represent the inferred CDS: inserted 1 base in 1 codon) — MIGSPDLVAFTKETDFSEIAEDPSVLPEDLSVPMYPYTGDATPWSKISGAKFKKDFILISEFSEQVGPQPLLTVPSETKACGTFDLNYFSLRIMSVDYQTSLAGSPGYGCFKLNFVEDSKVVLADSREGVFAYVHHLTLYDLEARGFVRPLCLAYVSSDENKIIQQFQRISAEFNKVSECLKTGNRKNFANELEVKLRDLEYTRVVLLKELNVSVKCSSEREPILNGLHSFDRNADDVKLNKKSSHKDEITVQEKDGCGNSRKVEVKLENENRSHFEHEPYGKQRNDKHDKGSCPIPLANKNDELASVEKLIQDYKSLLKQVTCYPTRKLRDSEYSPYEPDDLPQTFDLDLDSQFAGPMLECSVFTYTNTPSHTLQQINSTSSNRFDKRLKTLEELCDDYFYQQALQQLYSIERTFRGDACYLYTQQLCRNLLRNLXSTNFLFEDPCDLDDEVGLQIGQNSIQQPSFLPAPSTLSGPVSLESYASCVEMVPIKLELGGSSQSQALHSSLNTLSEDNQPQIADKSPTEAETEGEKIISAQDCQGNVESVSNLMKTSISSGDSIEVLGTERSFRSHGASTPVDTAMYRPPPLSSATALEGLKQGRVPTRRTCSEDSIEVLCITESILPEELRASYPCAIDEESPEQEFDEKNMSLYQEDKNENCIYGQGKISEDHGSAYMKIPHPSVTVTPPDCPLTLEETRFHDSCHATESVPLLLLDEPSRTVPDDLSDCFSYRSTTASTTSECTFPACLPNDKREGGTRRRRGRVGRAALQFMRQFPFAVHAVFSLLSGRTMVVLGSEEAAVRRLVTALSVYLPHLSRYRDSIQPWTTTPLQLTDLLNWKLIGFDRMCSFNHTRMPHCLGHYSRYLSILDVDQKTLHCPTYSGSLINQLVEPRSLFKRGNTYFTFAQSVQSKLVTKAFLLTFSHGHHSPSRPQGSSGTECFLSELHGDDKKILRYLSELIKLHFMKVTPNVLLFSYTTTSIFKL; from the exons ATGATTGGCTCTCCAGATTTGGTGGCTTTCACCAAAGAAACAGATTTCAGTGAAATAGCCGAAGACCCTTCCGTACTTCCCGAAGATCTGTCTGTGCCCATGTATCCATACACTGGGGATGCCACCCCATGGTCTAAGATATCTGGTGCCAAGTTTAAGAAGGATTTCATCCTTATATCAGAGTTTTCAGAACAAGTTGGGCCCCAGCCCTTACTTACAGTTCCTTCTGAAACCAAAGCTTGTGGGACATTTGATTTGAACTACTTCTCTCTCCGGATCATGTCAGTGGACTATCAGACTTCACTGGCCGGCTCGCCAGGTTACGGCTGCTTCAAGCTGAACTTTGTAGAAGATTCAAAGGTGGTTTTAGCGGATTCGAGAGAAGGAGTATTTGCATATGTGCACCACCTGACGCTCTACGACCTGGAGGCTCGAGGTTTTGTGCGGCCTCTTTGTCTTGCCTATGTGTCGTCTGACGAAAATAAAATCATTCAACAATTCCAGCGGATTTCCGCAGAATTCAACAAAGTCTCTGAATGTCTGAAAACTGGAAACAGGAAGAACTTTGCGAATGAACTGGAGGTAAAGCTAAGAGATTTGGAGTATACAAGAGTCGTGTTACTGAAAGAgttaaatgtgtctgtaaagtgcaGCAGTGAAAGGGAACCAATATTAAATGGTTTACATTCATTTGACAGAAATGCAGATGATGTAAAACTGAACAAGAAATCATCTCACAAAGATGAAATAACAGTGCAAGAGAAAGACGGATGTGGGAATTCAAGAAAAGTGGAAGTAAAGCTTGAAAATGAGAATAGGTCACATTTTGAACATGAACCGTATGGGAAACAAAGAAATGACAAACATGATAAAGGATCATGTCCAATCCCTTTGGCTAACAAAAACGATGAGTTGGCCAGTGTAGAAAAACTAATTCAAGACTATAAAAGCCTTCTAAAACAGGTCACTTGTTACCCAACCAGGAAGCTTAGAGACTCAGAGTACTCCCCTTATGAACCCGATGACCTCCCTCAGACTTTTGACCTTGACCTGGACAGCCAGTTTGCTGGGCCAATGCTAGAATGCAGTGTTTTTACTTACACAAACACACCCTCACATACTCTGCAGCAGATTAACTCCACGTCATCCAACCGATTTGACAAGCGTCTGAAAACTCTTGAGGAATTGTGTGACGACTACTTCTACCAACAGGCACTGCAGCAACTGTACTCCATTGAGAGGACATTCAGAGGTGATGCCTGCTATCTCTACACCCAACAACTCTGCCGGAATCTCCTCCGCAACC AATCTACTAATTTCTTGTTTGAGGATCCATGTGACTTAGATGATGAGGTAGGGTTACAGATTGGGCAAAACTCAATCCAGCAACCATCCTTTCTTCCTGCACCCTCAACTCTAAGTGGACCGGTCAGTCTCGAGTCGTATGCCTCATGTGTTGAAATGGTGCCAATCAAACTTGAGTTGGGTGGATCCAGCCAATCTCAAGCTCTACATAGCTCTTTAAACACACTTTCAGAGGACAACCAACCCCAGATAGCAGACAAGTCCCCAACAGAGGCTGAAACGGAAGGTGAGAAGATTATTTCAGCTCAAGATTGTCAAGGAAATGTGGAAAGTGTCTCAAATTTGATGAAAACCAGTATTAGCAGTGGAGACAGTATTGAGGTCTTAGGAACAGAGAGATCCTTTAGATCCCACGGTGCAAGTACACCAGTAGATACAGCAATGTACAGACCTCCACCTTTGTCCAGTGCCACTGCACTAGAAGGTCTAAAGCAAGGAAGGGTACCTACAAGACGAACTTGCAGTGAAGATAGCATTGAAGTGCTTTGCATAACAGAATCCATCTTACCTGAAGAACTGCGTGCCTCATACCCCTGCGCAATTGATGAAGAAAGCCCAGAGCAAGAGTTTGATGAGAAAAACATGTCTCTGTATCAAGaagacaaaaatgaaaactgtattTATGGTCAGGGAAAGATCTCTGAAGATCATGGAAGCGCATATATGAAAATACCACATCCATCGGTCACTGTGACCCCACCTGACTGTCCTTTGACTCTGGAAGAAACCAGATTTCATGACTCTTGTCATGCAACAGAATCAGTCCCTCTGTTGTTGTTAGATGAGCCCAGCCGGACAGTACCTGATGATTTATCAGACTGCTTCAGCTATCGGAGCACCACTGCCTCCACAACCTCTGAATGCACTTTCCCTGCGTGTCTTCCCAATGACAAAAGAGAAGGTGGTACCAGACGGAGACGTGGCAGAGTAGGGAGGGCAGCACTTCAGTTCATGCGACAGTTTCCCTTTGCAGTGCATGCAGTGTTTAGCCTTCTAAGTGGCCGGACAATGGTGGTACTAGGCAGTGAGGAGGCTGCTGTGAGACGACTGGTTACAGCACTGTCCGTGTACCTACCACACCTGAGTAGATACAGAGACAGCATTCAGCCTTGGACTACAACACCACTGCAGCTTACAGACCTGCTCAACTGGAAACTCATTGGCTTTGACAG GATGTGCAGTTTTAATCACACAAGAATGCCTCACTGCCTGGGCCATTACAGCCGGTACCTCAGCATCCTAGATGTGGATCAAAAAACACTTCACTGCCCGACCTACAGTGGTTCTCTCATCAACCAGCTGGTGGAACCAAGGAGCCTCTTTAAACGTGGAAACACCTACTTCACATTCGCTCAAAGTGTGCAAAGCAAGCTCGTCACCAAAGCATTCCTCTTAACATTCTCACATGGTCACCATTCACCCAGCAGGCCCCAGGGAAGCTCAGGGACAGAATGTTTTCTTTCTGAACTTCACGGTGATGACAAGAAAATCCTCCGCTATTTATCTGAGCTCATTAAACTGCACTTCATGAAGGTTACTCCCAATGTGCTCCTATTCAGTTACACCACAACATCCATCTTCAAACTTTGA